The Deltaproteobacteria bacterium genome has a segment encoding these proteins:
- a CDS encoding cysteine rich repeat-containing protein, protein MKRVLTTAAVLGVFLITAATAMGDPVQTFEKGCKVELEEYCAKVTPGDGRLLGCLFAYQDKLSNKCEYALYDAAAQLERAVVALTYVANECDNDLEKFCSDVAPGDGRLKDCIDKNIADVSERCKAAMKDVGLK, encoded by the coding sequence ATGAAACGTGTGCTGACAACGGCTGCCGTACTGGGAGTTTTCTTGATAACCGCAGCGACCGCAATGGGCGACCCGGTGCAGACCTTCGAGAAAGGCTGCAAGGTGGAGCTGGAAGAATACTGTGCCAAGGTCACCCCGGGCGACGGCCGCCTGTTGGGCTGTTTGTTCGCCTATCAGGACAAGCTGTCGAATAAATGCGAATACGCCCTTTACGATGCGGCGGCTCAACTGGAACGCGCCGTGGTCGCCCTCACCTACGTGGCCAACGAGTGCGACAACGACCTGGAAAAGTTCTGCAGCGACGTGGCGCCCGGCGACGGCCGCTTGAAGGACTGCATCGACAAGAACATCGCCGACGTCAGCGAGCGCTGCAAAGCGGCCATGAAGGATGTGGGGCTTAAATAA
- a CDS encoding CoA-binding protein, giving the protein MTDTSYVDLERLFNPRAIAVVGASTKRGVTWDSGNAYINGCLRQSFGGRIFPVHPKAKSILGFPCYRSVRDIQAPLDLAIICIPAAVVKAVIADCASKGVRFVHMLTAGFGETGQEEAGEIEKEITAMAKEAGMRIVGPNCMGLYCPEGGLAWNGDLPDKPGSVGLFSQSGQLANMIVRAGALEGIHFSKVVSFGNACDLQAHDFLNYLARDPATDVIACYLEGLKEGRAFLEAARSTALKKPLVVLKGGQTEGGSRATRSHTAALAGSHQTWRGMCRQAGIIAVDSLTEMVHTLSALKRLPLPKGTNAAILGGAGGGSVTMTDMAEKHGIGVPQLSDETVERLGAVVPVQGSSVKNPLDILPFLTSEDNFKFVMTLLKEDPLVDGLFFALPLPFIFHEKGRAGVDAYLNMIARARGWLEKPLFFIIEAFNTTELLLVGRAATEKMAAQQVPVFPDFEVAARVMLNLQRYRDFLRRA; this is encoded by the coding sequence ATGACCGACACGTCTTATGTTGACCTGGAAAGACTTTTCAACCCTCGAGCCATTGCCGTCGTCGGCGCCAGCACCAAAAGGGGTGTCACCTGGGACAGCGGCAATGCCTACATCAACGGCTGCCTGCGCCAGAGCTTCGGCGGCAGAATATTCCCCGTTCACCCCAAGGCGAAATCCATCCTCGGCTTTCCATGCTATCGATCGGTGCGCGACATTCAGGCCCCCCTGGATCTGGCCATCATCTGCATCCCCGCCGCGGTGGTCAAAGCGGTGATTGCGGACTGCGCCAGCAAGGGGGTCCGTTTCGTGCACATGTTGACAGCCGGATTTGGAGAAACCGGTCAGGAAGAAGCCGGAGAAATCGAAAAAGAGATCACCGCCATGGCTAAGGAGGCGGGCATGCGCATCGTCGGGCCCAACTGTATGGGGTTGTACTGCCCTGAAGGCGGCCTGGCCTGGAACGGCGATCTTCCAGACAAGCCGGGATCCGTGGGGCTCTTCTCTCAGAGCGGGCAGCTTGCCAACATGATCGTAAGAGCAGGCGCGCTCGAGGGCATCCATTTCAGCAAGGTGGTCAGTTTCGGCAACGCCTGCGACCTGCAGGCCCACGATTTTTTAAACTATCTGGCCCGGGATCCCGCCACCGATGTGATTGCCTGCTATCTTGAAGGCCTGAAAGAGGGGCGCGCATTTCTGGAGGCCGCCCGCAGCACCGCTCTCAAAAAACCGCTGGTGGTCCTGAAAGGCGGTCAGACCGAGGGCGGATCGCGCGCCACCCGGTCCCACACGGCGGCCCTGGCGGGCTCCCATCAGACTTGGCGGGGCATGTGCCGTCAGGCGGGCATCATCGCCGTCGACTCCCTGACCGAGATGGTGCACACCCTGTCCGCTCTCAAGCGGCTCCCGCTTCCCAAGGGCACCAATGCCGCCATCCTTGGCGGGGCCGGGGGCGGCAGCGTCACCATGACGGACATGGCGGAAAAACACGGCATCGGAGTGCCGCAGCTGTCGGATGAAACCGTGGAGCGTCTCGGCGCCGTCGTCCCGGTGCAGGGAAGCAGCGTGAAGAACCCGCTCGACATTCTGCCGTTTCTCACCAGCGAGGACAATTTCAAGTTTGTGATGACGCTGCTGAAGGAGGACCCCCTGGTCGATGGGCTCTTTTTTGCGCTGCCGCTGCCGTTCATATTCCATGAAAAGGGGCGTGCGGGGGTGGATGCGTACCTGAACATGATTGCCAGGGCACGGGGCTGGCTGGAAAAACCCCTGTTTTTTATCATCGAAGCCTTTAATACCACCGAACTCTTGCTGGTGGGACGCGCTGCGACCGAAAAAATGGCGGCGCAACAGGTGCCGGTCTTTCCAGACTTCGAGGTGGCCGCCCGCGTCATGCTGAACCTGCAACGATACCGCGACTTTCTAAGGCGTGCATAA
- a CDS encoding MlaD family protein, whose amino-acid sequence MSKKANTTVIGSFVIGAVLLAVAGIVIFGGGRYFTKKYNYTAHFYGSVKGLNVGAPVLFRGVKVGEVTGIAIEYNSENMDFSIAVNFQLVSRATTIINREFLADHKKINQNDVMLDLVNRGLRAQLAPQSYITGLLYVKLEFFPGSEAPLPTTEAAEAEIESTEIPTIPSNMEELARTFENLPLQQIADNLEEMTAGIERLVNSPQLGTILKSVESATGTFDQAMVNLDTQLTSLAADLKTMINNTDRLIRSVKRQVEPVARGLLNTTDAATGAFNQAEETLSLTEGPGAELVAGIKQAVNAATHALVKADTTLETIDSLAGQDSDVIYSLNTALEEITLAARSIRAVAEYLERHPEALLRGKRGNGGK is encoded by the coding sequence ATGAGCAAAAAAGCGAACACCACCGTCATCGGCAGCTTTGTCATCGGGGCCGTTCTGCTGGCCGTGGCCGGCATCGTCATTTTCGGCGGCGGCCGCTACTTTACTAAAAAATACAACTATACGGCCCATTTTTACGGCAGCGTAAAAGGGCTGAATGTGGGAGCGCCCGTCCTTTTCAGAGGCGTCAAAGTCGGTGAAGTGACCGGCATTGCCATCGAGTACAATAGCGAGAACATGGATTTCAGCATCGCCGTCAACTTTCAGCTGGTCAGCCGGGCAACGACAATCATCAACCGGGAATTTCTCGCAGACCACAAAAAAATTAATCAGAATGATGTCATGCTGGATCTGGTCAACCGGGGCCTGAGAGCCCAGCTCGCTCCACAGAGCTACATCACCGGGCTGTTGTACGTCAAACTCGAGTTTTTTCCGGGAAGCGAGGCCCCGCTGCCCACCACGGAAGCTGCGGAAGCAGAAATCGAATCGACCGAAATTCCGACGATTCCCTCCAACATGGAAGAACTGGCCCGTACATTCGAAAACCTGCCCCTTCAGCAGATCGCCGACAACCTGGAGGAAATGACCGCAGGCATCGAGCGGCTGGTGAACTCCCCCCAGTTGGGAACCATCCTCAAGTCTGTGGAAAGCGCTACCGGCACCTTCGACCAGGCCATGGTCAATCTCGACACCCAGCTCACATCACTGGCGGCCGATCTGAAAACAATGATCAACAACACCGACCGCCTGATCCGCAGCGTCAAGCGCCAGGTTGAACCCGTGGCCCGGGGCCTCCTCAACACCACCGATGCCGCCACCGGTGCCTTCAATCAGGCAGAAGAGACCCTGTCCCTCACCGAGGGCCCGGGAGCCGAACTGGTGGCCGGCATCAAGCAGGCGGTGAATGCCGCCACCCATGCGCTGGTAAAGGCCGACACCACCCTGGAAACCATCGACAGCCTGGCCGGGCAGGATTCCGACGTGATCTACAGCCTGAACACGGCCCTGGAAGAGATTACCCTCGCGGCCCGCTCCATCCGGGCGGTGGCGGAATACCTGGAACGCCACCCCGAAGCCCTGCTGCGGGGCAAACGTGGAAATGGAGGAAAGTGA
- the uvrA gene encoding excinuclease ABC subunit UvrA: protein MKKSSKKNNLHSTGKARKVKELDTIDIRGAREHNLKDIHVRLPKKKLIVFTGVSGSGKSSLAFDTIFAEGQRRYVESLSAYARQFIGQMEKPRYDTIRGLSPTIAIEQKAASKNPRSTVGTITEIYDYLRVLFARVGEQYCYQCGRKVGRGDAEGMVSQIFDLPASSRILIMAPIVENRKGEHRELLRKLESDGFARVRIDGVVREIEAVQGLAKNKKHTIEAVVDRLVVERDGSFRKRLTDSVETALKTGQGQLIVHVLGKGDIRMSEARSCCGIAYPVLDPPLFSFNSPLGMCPDCNGIGSMLSMDVDKIVPDKSLTIRQGAIVPWKNYFSKMDPPNGSWGYSRLKAMETQWGIDFDTPWKALPEKQKQLILNGSNGREMKVDWTSQKIQGQFTTTYEGLLNSMWRRYQQTKSESMKKWYARFLSSKTCPTCSGQRLKPEVLSIKIGEKSIIDITRMTIAEAHEFLERLTLTGNRRIIAEELIKEIRGRLGFLINVGLDYLSMSRKGPTLSGGESQRIRLASQIGSELTGVLYILDEPSIGLHQRDNIKLLNTLRHLRDIGNTLIIVEHDRETMESADWILDFGPGAGHLGGKIVAAGTPRDIVKSKASVTGGFLSGKEKIELPEERMTPQKAGNRWITIKKAAENNLAKIDVKIPLGLLVAVTGVSGAGKSTLVNQILFPALARTLHDSPLAVGRHDRINGLSRLNKVINIDQKAIGRTPRSNPATYTKVFDHIRDFFAQLPESRLRGYKKGRYSFNVKGGRCEACGGDGYIKVAMHFLADVYVPCETCKGRRFNQATLEVQYKGHTIADVLDLSVRQARDLFARHPKITAILDTLMDVGLSYIKLGQSAITLSGGEAQRIKLARELAKRATGQTLYILDEPTTGLHFQDIRMLLEVLQRLRDAGNTIVVIEHNLDVIKTCDWIIDLGPEGGDAGGRIVAQGPPSKVAGIKQSYTGRFLKNILSV from the coding sequence ATGAAAAAAAGCTCGAAAAAAAACAATCTGCACTCCACCGGAAAGGCCCGCAAAGTCAAAGAGCTGGATACCATCGACATCCGGGGCGCGCGGGAGCACAACCTGAAGGACATCCACGTGCGCCTGCCGAAAAAGAAGCTGATCGTTTTCACCGGCGTGTCCGGGTCGGGAAAATCGAGCCTGGCCTTCGACACTATTTTTGCCGAGGGGCAGCGTCGTTATGTCGAATCGCTTTCCGCCTATGCACGGCAGTTTATCGGGCAGATGGAAAAACCCCGCTATGACACGATCCGCGGACTTTCCCCGACGATCGCCATCGAGCAGAAGGCCGCCAGTAAAAACCCGCGGTCGACCGTGGGGACCATAACCGAGATATACGACTACCTGAGGGTTCTGTTTGCCCGGGTCGGCGAGCAGTACTGTTACCAGTGCGGCAGGAAAGTCGGCCGGGGGGACGCCGAGGGCATGGTCTCCCAGATCTTCGACCTGCCCGCCTCCAGCCGGATTCTGATTATGGCGCCCATCGTCGAAAACCGCAAGGGGGAACACCGGGAGCTTTTACGGAAACTGGAAAGCGACGGGTTCGCCCGGGTCAGGATCGACGGTGTGGTCAGGGAGATCGAAGCGGTTCAGGGACTGGCCAAAAACAAGAAACACACCATCGAAGCGGTTGTGGACCGTCTGGTGGTCGAGAGGGACGGTTCTTTCCGGAAACGCCTGACCGATTCCGTGGAAACGGCGTTGAAAACCGGTCAGGGTCAGTTGATCGTGCACGTGCTGGGCAAGGGTGACATCCGCATGAGCGAGGCACGGTCCTGCTGCGGCATCGCCTATCCGGTGCTCGATCCGCCCCTTTTTTCCTTCAATTCGCCCCTGGGGATGTGCCCCGACTGCAACGGCATCGGTTCCATGCTGTCCATGGATGTGGACAAAATCGTACCGGACAAAAGTCTGACGATCCGCCAGGGGGCCATCGTTCCCTGGAAGAACTACTTCTCGAAAATGGACCCGCCCAACGGGTCGTGGGGATACAGCCGCCTCAAGGCCATGGAGACCCAGTGGGGCATCGACTTCGACACCCCGTGGAAGGCATTGCCGGAAAAGCAGAAGCAATTGATCCTGAACGGTTCCAACGGCAGGGAGATGAAGGTCGACTGGACCTCCCAGAAAATTCAGGGACAGTTCACCACGACCTACGAGGGCCTCCTGAACAGCATGTGGCGGCGTTACCAGCAGACCAAATCGGAAAGCATGAAAAAATGGTATGCCCGGTTCCTCTCCTCGAAAACCTGTCCCACCTGCAGCGGGCAACGGCTCAAACCCGAAGTGCTCAGCATAAAAATCGGGGAAAAATCGATCATCGACATTACCCGCATGACCATTGCCGAGGCCCATGAATTTCTGGAGCGGCTGACGCTCACCGGGAACCGCCGCATCATCGCCGAGGAGCTGATCAAGGAGATTCGCGGCAGGCTGGGGTTTTTGATCAATGTGGGGCTGGACTACCTTTCCATGAGCCGCAAGGGGCCGACCCTTTCCGGCGGCGAATCCCAGCGCATCCGCCTGGCCTCGCAGATAGGGTCCGAGCTCACCGGCGTGCTCTACATCCTGGACGAGCCGTCCATCGGGCTGCATCAGCGCGACAACATCAAACTGTTGAACACCCTGCGGCACCTCCGCGACATCGGCAACACGCTGATCATCGTCGAGCACGACCGGGAAACCATGGAGTCGGCGGACTGGATCCTGGATTTCGGCCCCGGTGCCGGGCACCTGGGCGGCAAGATCGTGGCCGCGGGCACGCCCCGCGACATCGTCAAAAGCAAGGCTTCCGTGACCGGCGGTTTCTTGAGCGGCAAGGAAAAGATCGAGCTGCCGGAAGAACGGATGACGCCCCAAAAGGCCGGGAACAGGTGGATTACCATCAAAAAGGCGGCGGAAAACAACCTTGCCAAGATCGATGTCAAAATCCCTCTGGGGCTGCTGGTGGCGGTCACCGGCGTTTCCGGAGCGGGAAAATCGACCCTGGTTAACCAGATCCTGTTTCCGGCCCTGGCCCGCACACTTCACGACTCCCCCCTGGCCGTGGGCCGGCACGATCGCATCAACGGCCTTTCCCGGCTCAACAAAGTGATCAACATCGATCAGAAGGCCATCGGCAGGACGCCCCGGAGCAATCCGGCCACCTACACCAAGGTGTTCGACCACATTCGTGATTTTTTTGCCCAACTGCCTGAATCCAGGCTGCGCGGGTACAAAAAGGGGCGCTACTCCTTCAATGTCAAGGGGGGCCGCTGCGAGGCCTGCGGGGGGGATGGGTACATCAAGGTGGCGATGCATTTCCTGGCGGATGTCTACGTGCCCTGCGAAACCTGCAAGGGCAGGCGCTTCAACCAGGCAACCCTGGAAGTCCAGTACAAGGGGCACACCATCGCCGATGTCCTCGACCTGTCGGTTCGCCAGGCGCGGGACCTGTTCGCCCGCCATCCCAAAATCACCGCCATTCTCGATACGCTCATGGATGTGGGCCTGTCCTACATCAAGCTGGGACAGTCCGCGATCACCTTGTCCGGCGGCGAGGCCCAGCGCATCAAACTGGCCCGGGAATTGGCCAAGCGGGCCACCGGTCAGACGCTTTACATTCTGGACGAGCCCACCACGGGATTGCATTTCCAGGACATCCGCATGCTTCTCGAGGTGCTGCAGCGCCTCCGGGATGCCGGCAACACCATCGTGGTGATCGAGCACAACCTGGACGTTATCAAGACCTGCGACTGGATTATCGACCTGGGGCCGGAGGGCGGCGACGCCGGCGGGCGAATCGTGGCCCAGGGCCCGCCTTCGAAGGTGGCCGGTATTAAACAGAGCTACACCGGCCGCTTCCTGAAAAACATTTTGTCGGTCTGA
- a CDS encoding ABC transporter permease translates to MAAGTHGLKYFVVEPGTLLMQLNGNWNVPEDRQSALEALKALHREKGLSRIEFDTRKMGAWNSGLLTFLINIHSFCVKHDIEMTRGGLPQGVTRILALSLAVPPQKETRDAPEKAPLTDKVGQWAIDWFYTSAEMVDFIGQAAVSCLKMVRGSARFRMSDLVLYMQQCGAQALPIVSLISLLVGLILAFVGAVQLQMFGAQIYVANLVGLAMAREMGAMMTGIIMAGRTGAAFAAQLGTMQVNEEIDAFKTMGIDPVEFLVLPRMLALVCMMPFLCIYADLMGIAGGALVSVGMLDISAVEYYHQTREALNLVHFGVGVFKSAVFGVLVAIAGCLRGMQCGRSSSAVGDAATSAVVTGIIFIIVSDALMTVVFTIIGI, encoded by the coding sequence ATGGCAGCCGGAACCCATGGGCTGAAATATTTCGTAGTCGAACCGGGCACCCTCCTGATGCAGCTCAACGGCAATTGGAACGTGCCTGAAGATCGGCAATCCGCACTGGAGGCCCTCAAAGCCCTTCATCGGGAAAAGGGTCTTAGCAGGATCGAATTCGATACCCGCAAAATGGGCGCCTGGAACAGTGGGTTGCTCACGTTCCTTATCAATATCCACTCGTTTTGCGTCAAGCACGATATCGAAATGACCCGCGGGGGGTTGCCGCAGGGGGTGACGCGCATTCTGGCGCTCTCCCTGGCCGTCCCTCCCCAAAAGGAAACCCGAGACGCTCCGGAAAAAGCCCCCCTTACGGATAAAGTGGGGCAATGGGCAATCGACTGGTTTTACACCTCGGCCGAAATGGTGGACTTCATCGGCCAGGCTGCCGTCTCCTGCCTGAAAATGGTACGGGGCTCCGCCCGCTTCCGGATGTCCGACCTGGTGCTCTACATGCAGCAGTGCGGCGCCCAGGCATTGCCCATCGTCAGCCTGATCAGCCTTCTCGTGGGGTTGATTCTGGCATTCGTAGGGGCTGTTCAGCTGCAGATGTTCGGCGCCCAGATCTACGTAGCCAACCTGGTGGGGCTGGCCATGGCCCGGGAAATGGGGGCCATGATGACCGGCATCATCATGGCCGGGCGCACCGGCGCCGCCTTTGCCGCCCAGTTGGGCACCATGCAGGTCAACGAAGAGATCGACGCCTTCAAGACCATGGGTATCGACCCGGTTGAATTCCTGGTGCTGCCCCGCATGCTGGCGCTGGTGTGCATGATGCCCTTTCTGTGCATCTACGCCGACCTCATGGGCATTGCCGGCGGCGCCCTGGTCAGCGTCGGCATGCTCGACATATCTGCCGTCGAATATTACCACCAGACCAGGGAGGCGCTCAACCTGGTCCATTTCGGCGTCGGCGTGTTCAAGAGCGCCGTTTTCGGCGTTCTCGTGGCCATCGCCGGGTGCCTCCGGGGCATGCAGTGCGGCCGGAGCTCCTCGGCCGTGGGGGATGCCGCCACCTCCGCCGTGGTGACGGGCATCATTTTTATCATCGTCTCCGACGCTCTCATGACGGTCGTTTTCACCATCATCGGCATATGA
- a CDS encoding ATP-binding cassette domain-containing protein → MNDKRTHRPEKVCNTPKIRVDNLTMAYGDFVIQRDLTFEIGTGDIFIIMGGSGCGKSTLLRHLVGLKAPASGRVFYGDTSFWETSASEQEGIMRTFGILYQSGALWSSLTLAENVALPLKEFSGFGDAHIRELVALKLSLVGLAGFEDFYPSEISGGMQKRAGLARAMALDPEILFFDEPSAGLDPVSARRLDDLIIELRDSLGATVVVVTHELASIFAIGNNSVFLDPEARTMIAQGDPNTLLAECDNPTVRNFLTRGENTG, encoded by the coding sequence ATGAATGACAAACGTACGCATCGTCCGGAAAAAGTATGTAATACGCCCAAAATCAGGGTCGACAACCTGACCATGGCCTACGGCGATTTCGTGATCCAGCGTGATCTCACTTTCGAAATCGGCACCGGTGACATTTTCATCATCATGGGCGGCAGCGGATGCGGCAAGAGCACCCTCTTGCGCCACCTGGTGGGCCTGAAAGCGCCGGCCAGTGGCCGGGTGTTCTACGGCGACACCAGTTTCTGGGAAACCTCGGCCTCTGAGCAGGAGGGGATCATGCGCACCTTCGGTATTCTGTACCAGAGCGGCGCCTTGTGGAGTTCCCTCACCCTGGCCGAAAACGTCGCCCTGCCGCTCAAGGAATTTTCCGGTTTCGGCGATGCCCACATCAGGGAACTGGTGGCGTTGAAGCTCTCCCTGGTAGGGTTGGCCGGGTTCGAAGACTTTTACCCGTCCGAAATCAGCGGCGGCATGCAAAAAAGGGCCGGCCTGGCCAGGGCCATGGCCCTGGACCCGGAGATCCTCTTTTTCGACGAACCCTCAGCCGGTCTCGATCCGGTCAGCGCCAGACGGCTGGACGACCTGATTATCGAGCTGCGCGACAGCCTGGGGGCGACGGTGGTCGTCGTCACCCATGAACTGGCCAGCATCTTTGCCATCGGTAACAACTCGGTCTTCCTGGACCCGGAAGCCAGAACCATGATCGCCCAGGGCGATCCCAACACGCTGCTGGCCGAGTGCGACAACCCCACGGTGAGAAATTTCCTGACCCGTGGAGAGAATACCGGGTAA